agaattgtttaaaaaaataacttgAAAAAATGATCTCTGCATTAtatgattctttttatttaagtttccatattttcaataaataagatTACATAACTTCAATTAAACATCTttctaattgaaaaaaattaaatttcactgatttatatttcacataaaaaaGATTTAGTAAATGATGGATTTTTAGCAACTTCTATacaaatattaagtaataataatgtgttaaatagttaattaagcaaaaataattactaaaacaCTATCAATGTTTAtgttttcatgtaaaataaaatagaaattaattgggcagattctttttcttctcaaCTTATTATTAGTTTATAGAATTTAAATTCATCCAtggaaatgtaaatatatacataaacattCATAGTTCAAATATTAGATACGTTTTTATAATGACACATTTaacaattaatacattttagtcttatatttcacttttttaaattgtatatttcattgAGTAGAAATTAAAAAACTACACAAATTTAGcaagttttaaataatctttgcATTACTACTTTCGCTACAAAATTTCGACTGGAATACTACAGATTTGATCAGACAGACTTTGTCTTTAACAAATTTGTAGATACAGgctataatgtattaatattttatattccaacataaaataaaatagacataATGCACTTACCAACCGTTAATATTAGTAAACATTCAAGATGACATACATGCAACATGCAAAGATTGTTTgcatatacattcatataaatttaattaataaattaatttaattatgctATACAGGTAGATATTTAAATCGAATAATAGAAGCATATACATTTATGAATCTTTTTACTGTTAAAATGACCAGATCATGGAAATTCGAaccaatatttctatatatactGTACAATGCATTGTATAGTAATTCCAtttagaaatagtgttaattattattgagtGTTATGTTgacttttattatattgtattagtTCTGAAAACGgcttgaaaaacaacaaaatattattacttaaacattaattctataattatattgtgcaagaaaataatataagttgataatataattaatggattccattttaatatttctaaattatttaataagttcGGATATGAACGTGcattataaatatgtagattTTCAAcagataatacaaataatacaaacttTTGATCAAATAAAGCTAAACTAAAATCagttacaattttaatagattagtagtaattcaaatatttcattagaagtgAATTCACTCATGTCATTTAAAATaacatggaaatattcaattattcagtttttcgaattatgaaattttgtaagcaattatgtattaaatattatgcaaataaataaaatatattacatgcaTTAAACTTTTGTGCAGTGCATCTTACTCTCAGCGGTTTTATAagattgatattaatttataaaaattagatataATCATAGAATCGACTATATTCATCctaatataattcttataatatattatattttttgtatacattatagttaaaatgtattacattcTATAATACGATTGTTTTTATTCGTATGAGATtagtaaaaattacttttactaATAACATAGTGTAACACTAATCAGAGAACTAAAACTATTTTTTAGAATCTGTAACTTTCATAAAATAGAACAccttttatagtattttatttgttttaatttaacgTTTTCGTTAAGATTATGCGTATGTAACTCATAACATTTAGGGAAAACAAAATGGTAGACCTAATAATTTGCACAGagaattaaatagtttatatttactttttgaTTTGTGAATGTTCAATGTAACATTGATATTAACATTGTAAAAAATCTGTGTACGttgttaataaaagaaatataatatacgtGTAATGTTATACAATGATAATGTATAAATGCAAAAAATCGTTCACAATCACATTAGGCAAGGTTAAATTCTTTAAGTGCAGTTTGCATAATCGTATCTTTAACAGCACAGAATACAAGCTTGATATTTTCAGTATCTGTTGTATAATTCCATAAACGCAGCAtgcaataataaatgataaatcatTAAGTGTAAACAATTATTCTCAGATGTGGAAAATCAAtctgaatttcaaaatatatacacatgatatgtactgaaaaatatatcatGCTAATGCTTGCAATAAATATACATTGCTACTCACTTATCAGATGACAAGTAAACTTTGTTCTCTAATGGAAAGATATAAATAGATACTTAAAATTACATAGATTTGcaagaaaaaatagaaatgaattagacatatccaatatattgTGTGTGTATATGCAattgatttagaaatatttattttcaaattaaatgtcatCATAaacttattacaataaaaataatattatattgtaacaaCTTATAAAACACTAACATATATTGTGTATTATTAtgtgtatataattaaaatatagtaaaagtaatattgctttatatataaaacaagttACAATAGATTGATTTTCTatgcattaattaatttatattattataacaataatgtaAATACCTTGTTTCGAACGCAAGCAACATGCAGACTTATCTTGGACAACAGGCATAATATTAAGAagcaaaattttaatatatattaacgcATAATAAATGCTAGCAGCCTACCTGTGGCACACGTAAAgtgtgaataaattattttctcagagTCTGGATTCAAATCGACAAACATCCTTAAAATAAACTCTCTTGCACCTAAAGCATCGTACTTTTCACCTGTGAAATATACAAGTAAGCATACAAATTGGCATTACTGCTACTCGCATTCACCTAACTGCATACAATCACTGTATTTTTCTCTTAATTAAATGGTAAGTGGGATATTATTCTAGGATATAGCTGATAAcaaatgcaatattaattagtactgatagtataaaataaaaatatacgcatatgtatatatatactacCTAATAGAacacttataaaaatataacaaaaggtgttaaacaaaattataatcaaacttAATTACTCTATGGTAATGTATCTATTATTCAAtctgaaaattatatatgatagttaagaatactaaaataaatgaaagaagtaaaataaataaaattattatcttccACTTATATGGATTCTGAATTATTTCTGTACAAATTCAATGAGCGTCACAAAGACAATTTATTGAATTAGTCCAATTAACTCTAAAAGAAGCCTTTTAAAAGCTTTACCGACCAGACAAATCTCTTATGTAAGTTGAATTTATATAGGTGTACACTTGATTAAATTACAATACACATTGTACTATAATTGTGTAACAGTTCTGTCTTTTACAATCctttaaagaatatttgaaatcaatTCTAAGTGAAgttatatttgttacaaaagTTAAatctgataatatttataaacatgtgAAAGCTTACTGaaaatctttattatttattgccgATGTAATAATTATACTGCTATATGAAAAACAGTTTTTCTATGGGGAAGGGTTAAGCTTTAAGAATACAGTTACAATTTTATGATTGATAGTTGCTAGATTGATTTCGAAAGTTTTCTACAAAAATCTACAATTTCGCCAAGATATACTAGAACAGACCTGTCGCGCACGTGAAGTGAGAGTAGCACATGCGGTCAGGATCAGGATTCGTACTTAGATACACCTGTAAAATGAACTCCCTGGCTGGTATAGGATCCAGTTTAGGACCTGTACCATAAAACTTATTGATTTACTAATAACAAAATGaacagtatacaaaacaaaattgaaaaatcattttggGTTCCATTTAATTTGTTACCTATCCTATAAAGGGAAACAATTTGGAATTTACGTACTTTTGTATTGCGTTAtagagtatataaaataaatataaaatcacaCTCAAGaacgtttttataatattatcagaCATCAACCGTAATTTTAAACGTAATACACAATTTACCCTCTAATGGCACACTTTCAACTTTCATAGTGTTTCATCTTTGTACCCTTTATCATTCAACGATAAAATTAtccataatttatgcaaataAGATAGTATGGGTCTACCATAATGACCAAAAAGTTTAACCAAAACACGACCCAGCTAATAAAGTGCTCATTCAAGACTAGTCGTGCATCACACCATTGTAACATAGATAACTGTAGGTACAGTACTTATGTATGAAAGACTCTGCTCCATAACTTTTTTCAATAGGTAAGTACCTCTACGTATCTTTTGACCATATATGCGCTTTCTTTGATTCAATTCATTTTAAGATAGTTATAGTATCCCATTAAGCACAACTGATAGTAGAAAACAGGCTTACAGGGCAGAATAAAGTAGCGATAATCGGTGGAatcctttaattatttattcttattcgtTATTTTCCAATCTCTTGTTTAAACATATGTAGAAACATTTTATCAGTTATGCTTTGTAAGTGTGTATACAAGTATAATTTAAGTCCTTGCTCCGTCGACAAGACAGAAGCGAGTcgttgtataataaaaatggtCATGGGACAGTATACCATTATCTTATATcattttgattgaattgcgcAAGTTTATGGAGGGTGTAATGTATTACGTTAATTCTTTACGAAATTTTGAAACCATCAAGTATAATTAATGACTTCACTGTGTCATGTATACAGCATAGGACAAAAATACTCTtacaataaaaatgtgaaattaaaaataattatattttctccttACCATTGCATGTATACTTATGTATGTAGTTACAAAGTAGTAATAGTATACTTTCTAACAAGTTTGAAAAAGTTAAGACAATCCACTGAATTCAATgagtaaatgaaattaatatacattttattagttAAGCCTCTATTGAACTatcttttctaattaataaaaatctgtgGAAATAGCATAACCTATCCGTGGACcactattgaaaaaataaaaggttACTAGTATTTAACTGTAATCATTACTAGACTAACTGcagttctcttagttttatgttgttacATGAACATTTTTGTCCCATACTATGTCACATGTTATTATTGGAGCCATGTTAAAAACTCAGTTATGTTTATTAACAAGATTGTCAAGatgagttttattaatattgcttttaagaagaaattgatttttcactTACCAGTGTATTGAGGAAAATAGTCAACAAGATGGGAATGCATAATCTTCTCTTCTAGCAGATCTTTTTTGTTTAGGAACAAAATGACAGAGGAGTGTTGAAACCAAGGATATGTGATAATTGTTTTGAACAGTGCCTTACTTTCCTCCATTCGGTTCTGAAAATAACACAGACagtttaatactaataatttataactttaaCAAATACGAAGTTGTATTTTGTTAatcttgtaattataattacctCATTCTCGGATTCAAACAGAATTTGATCATATTCACTTAGAGCTACTAGAAAGATAATGGAAGTTACATTTTCAAAACAGTGAATCCACTTTCTTCTTTCCGATCTCTGTCCACCAACATCTACCATCCTGTAAAATAGATTTGTGTTATTATCACTTAACATTTGCCAATTATCCAAGCATTTGCTACATGTTAATGAATGGAATTATTACaccttaattttatatttctcattataAAGTGCAATTTACAaatgaattctattaatttacaaaacagtattaaatgactaaaaagtaacatatttacaaaatttagttTAGTAAATATAAACTGCATGGGAAAACATGCAAATGATAAGCTGTATAAAGCAAAGGAATAATACAAAAAGAGACAAACAAAAAGAAACCAGAAAAAGTCCATAATATAATAGCAAGTAGCACAATTTTATCTCTCAATGACCAGTACTTTCTACAGTTTACTTCTTTAATCAAACTTACAACTACAATCTACTATTGTACTGACTACTTTCTACTAATTTCTACCATCATAACTACAATTTGTTATTTGATAACCATTAAGGTGACTATGTAAGGTAATTATGTACAAGGTCACATCACTTAAGAAAATATACAAGTGGGTTGTTAGTCAAAATCAGATTTGGACATAAATTGttagaaacaaagaaaatatcatTCCAGACAACaattaaacatattatttttccacattaaaacgaaatacattattttagaAGGGTATTCATTTATGCTAAtcatttagaaaaaaaaactaataatagaCATCAAATTATACAAACGAATAACGGTACAAGATGAAAGTTATGTTAGGACTTGAATAGAAGaaaaaacttatttattatagttaacTGTGAATTCACATTCATGCATATTCttcacatacatatataagtgttaacacaatttttatcaaatctATGTTAATAAAAACGATTTCTACTCAAATCTCAATTTCAAATACTGTTCATAATTGTTTTCCTtgaaatacttaattttttttCCTTGACTCCTTTTCCTCGACCTAAAAACTCCATTTTTAATCTCACATTTTATATACTAATTCATCTCCGCCATTTTACACTTCAATTCTGTTTTCACATTATCGTAATATAGAAACAAGCTATTCATTCGAATAATCGCGATGCAAACTGAACGTTATTTcaacataaaataattgaatattcataatcgcaataacattttatttcaacgaTGCCCAAGTCTGACAGAAACAAATAGCGTCACATAAGTACGATTAGAAACAAATAAGATAATGATACGAATAGAACGAACTCGGTAAGCTTTACTCGCATCGAGAACTCAGCGGGGGATAATTTACGGGTACTCAGATCCATTACTCCCTTAGTTAGTATGTAAATTACTTCTAAAGTGTAGAGTAAGAGTAGTCAAGTTTCAAGTAATGTGTGTTAGTACCTAAATATGATGGAGTCCAGATCAAACGGATATTCTATAATGCCAGTAGTAGGAGCTCGAGCCCGAAGAATGTCTTGTTCAGTAGGAAGGAAGTCGGGCTTTTCGATACGCTCTAGGTCACTAAGATAACTGCAAAACAAACGAAGCCATAGTCTGATAGTGCATGCCATGCATGTATTAAAGGTGATTGTGAGGAGAGGAGTTATCGCGACAACAGCTCACATGCGCGTTCTCCTTTGCCTGGAAGAATTTTCGATAGCGGAAGGTTCATTGATTTATCTTTCGTTGATCTACGCGACACGCGAATCGATACGCCAGCCATGGAGTAGTTTACTTAAACCATGGACAATATCTTCCGTCAGAGAATTAGGTAAACAGTTGAtagattttctttctttccccaaagtatattaatattacaattataattattatatactgtAATATTCTACAAACTTTAAATAATCGACTTAAATTTTAAGAGTTGAAACTCAATCAACAGATTGATTAACATACAAATTATTATTGTCTGAATAttgtacgaaataatatttataaataatataagccgatgctaaaaattaatttaattaccggAGTGCTAGCACCTAATTTATAAATAGGGAAGAAAATTATTGGGAACGGACATTAAGTGATCCAAAATTAGTTGAAGTTAAGTCATACTCCCATTTTGCTGAATTTTATGAATCAACCTTCGTACTCGTAATTTTCGGAGTAAACTGAGTCATGAGTTACCAATGCCTACACCTGTAGtagtataatattgattttcctACGAGaggcaaaatataatttacgagtcggatatataaatgaataatttattatcattagataagaatgcaataaaaataaataacaagaaataatctaaataatcaGGAAACAACCCTTCATATTTTCCATTGCGATACTTATCGTTCAGTTTCGTTATGATACAAAATTATGATATGTTTGAATTTTACACTAGTAAAAAGAGATATTCTACTAAAATATATATCGATGATCATATATTTTCAGATTTACGTAGGACGTTGCGAAAAAATCTAGTCTCCGGCAACACTTTTATTCGTCAATGTACCCGAAGGCGATATATAAAATACTCCTTATCTATGTGTCACGTCGAATCACGTTCGTATTCCGTACATACATTAATATCACTAATTTCTTGCTCGCATGCAGTATTCCCCCCATATAGTCGCGGCGCTCGGTTCCGCGTAACGTGATTATAGAGAGCAGTCGATACGAGACTTTGCGATCGTTTCATTCTGACGGAGACAAAGAGGGGCACTATTAAGCGAATGAGTGGGAACGAAAGCCCAATAATGTGGCGGGGATGGCGATACCATTATATAGGGGTCGGCGAAACGTAATTATAACGGGCGGacactatatttttatagaaatcgagacaaatcgaatattttatgGACTAACAAGAACGCACATGTTACATCTCGTTCTCATTCTGTAAAATTTATACTTCACTGGGAtagaagaataaatgaaaacaattgATAATGCTCAACATGGTGATTCGAGTTCTTTTTAAATCACATTTTGTCTTTATTATTCTAACGTCTTTTAGGAGTATTATCTATACCAAATCAAAGTGTTTCACATATAGTTAGTGTGGTTTAGTTCCATTTGTTAACCGAGTGATTTTTGAGATGTTACTATTTACAAGGACGCAACTCTAAACAAATTGGATTAATATGAACATTTTGTAATGGTACACATTAGTATTATCTTGTTTATGCTATTACGAACATTATGATTCAATGGAGTACAAGAATTATTCGTCGGATGACTCAGATTTTCGGAAACGTTTGATTTCTCATCTTCCTGCGGCTACCGGAAGTTGTTAGTCGATTATATTAGATTTAACAAAGATCAGCGTGTCTCGTAGAAGTGAAAGGTTCGAAAAATATCtaggaaaattgataaataagaATCTGAATGGTTCCAAGCATCCGTAAAGTACCATAATCGAAAGTTTCAagtaaatagtttaattatttaaccaACGAAAGCTCAACACATACTGTCCTTCTTTTCTAGCAACCAAGTCTTTAATACATAATTCATCTTTCAACGATAGagattttcaatgtttccaaAAATCCTCGTTTacgattaacactatttctaccgaagatgtCTAAAAACACCCTCTAAAACTGCAACGTAAAATGATTTTCCAAAACCGTTAAATTAATCTCACGATTATCCCAAAAACTGTCGAATAGTGAATCGACGAGAAATGATTGAAGcaagaaaagaattttcagtGATAAGTTTAAAAGGCATCATTTGATGTCATCGGTAAAAACAGTGTTAGGTATTCAAGATAAAACTGGATTACACCGTGCCGAAGGTAACAC
This is a stretch of genomic DNA from Nomia melanderi isolate GNS246 chromosome 1, iyNomMela1, whole genome shotgun sequence. It encodes these proteins:
- the Galphaq gene encoding G protein alpha q subunit isoform X7; this encodes MACCLSEEAKEQKRINQEIERQLRKDKKDARRELKLLLLGTGESGKSTFIKQMRIIHGAGYSDDDKRGFIKLVYQNIFMAMQSMIRAMDLLKLEYADSSNIEKAELVRVVDFETVTTFESPYVEAIKDLWADAGIQVCYDRRREYQLTDSAKYYLMQIDRVAAPNYLPTEQDILRVRVPTTGIIEYPFDLAEIRFSYLSDLERIEKPDFLPTEQDILRARAPTTGIIEYPFDLDSIIFRMVDVGGQRSERRKWIHCFENVTSIIFLVALSEYDQILFESENENRMEESKALFKTIITYPWFQHSSVILFLNKKDLLEEKIMHSHLVDYFPQYTGEKYDALGAREFILRMFVDLNPDSEKIIYSHFTCATDTENIKLVFCAVKDTIMQTALKEFNLA
- the Galphaq gene encoding G protein alpha q subunit isoform X2 is translated as MACCLSEEAKEQKRINQEIERQLRKDKKDARRELKLLLLGTGESGKSTFIKQMRIIHGAGYSDDDKRGFIKLVYQNIFMAMQSMIRAMDLLKLEYADSSNIEKAELVRVVDFETVTTFESPYVEAIKDLWADAGIQVCYDRRREYQLTDSAKYYLSDLERIEKPDFLPTEQDILRARAPTTGIIEYPFDLDSIIFRMVDVGGQRSERRKWIHCFENVTSIIFLVALSEYDQILFESENENRMEESKALFKTIITYPWFQHSSVILFLNKKDLLEEKIMHSHLVDYFPQYTGPKLDPIPAREFILQVYLSTNPDPDRMCYSHFTCATDTENIKLVFCAVKDTIMQTALKEFNLA
- the Galphaq gene encoding G protein alpha q subunit isoform X5; this encodes MRIIHGAGYSDDDKRGFIKLVYQNIFMAMQSMIRAMDLLKLEYADSSNIEKAELVRVVDFETVTTFESPYVEAIKDLWADAGIQVCYDRRREYQLTDSAKYYLSDLERIEKPDFLPTEQDILRARAPTTGIIEYPFDLDSIIFRMVDVGGQRSERRKWIHCFENVTSIIFLVALSEYDQILFESENENRMEESKALFKTIITYPWFQHSSVILFLNKKDLLEEKIMHSHLVDYFPQYTGEKYDALGAREFILRMFVDLNPDSEKIIYSHFTCATDTENIRFVFAAVKDTILQFNLKEYNLV